A stretch of the Medicago truncatula cultivar Jemalong A17 chromosome 5, MtrunA17r5.0-ANR, whole genome shotgun sequence genome encodes the following:
- the LOC11410582 gene encoding E3 ubiquitin-protein ligase SHPRH isoform X3, whose product MGLGKTVELLALIFAHRRSADESDTLIDSVPQVKGDEKVVLKRLRRERVECICGAVSESLKYEGLWVQCDICDAWQHGDCVGYSTKGKSLKSKQGLESKTSKTTIAVTNGEYVCQMCSELIQATESPIASGATLIVCPAPILPQWHDEIIRHTRPGALKTCIYEGVRDTSFSNSSLMDIGDLASADIVLTTYDVLKDDLFHDSDRHIGDRHLLRFQKRYPVIPTLLTRIYWWRICLDEAQMVESTVVTAATEMALRLHCKHRWCITGTPIQRKFDDLYGLLRFTKTGPFNIYRWWSEVIRDPYEKGDMGATEFTHRVFKQIMWRSSKQHVADELELPSQEECLSWLTLSPVEEHFYKRQHEACVRDSHEVIESLRNDILNRKVPDSVSSSGSSDPLITQAEAGKLLNALLKLRQACCHPQVGSSGLRSLQQSPMTMEEVLTVLISKTKIEGEEALRRLVIALNALAAIVTIQNDFSQAASLYNESLTLVEEHSEDFRLDPLLNIHIHHNLAEIFPLAENFALNLPSKGKQFSGTSAVNTTKKHYIVKVDNDQVKRHKISNCGDTSLTGAASDPSNVASSSSSENGLNDRESDDLSASSVKYLKAQCEDSKHKYLSVFSSKLVAAQQEFQSSYMQVCNAYHDTSTNQNTLWWLEALHHAEKDKDFSTELIRKIEESISGNSNNSKSSRLAARFRSISSLTYEIQTGLDQLVASRKVVLDRLLEIDQTMENPKDEDIERVGKCRNCQPNCDGPPCVLCELDELFQHYEARLFVLKNERGDIISSAEEAVDFQKKSFARNHFLSNLSQSNQSSSVSDIDNEESRKRNVGQKVVTSRSASILEVLLGVIKNYCKTRFGKDSASAATKHLHILEGMRKEFVYARSLASAQAQYLRAHDEIKMAVSRLHLRENEDDKSLDALGENELYAASSNFSQEKFMSLALLSQIKGKLRYLKGLVQSKQKLPSESPDNSSCTQDTNSMSNSTEEKGELIPKTYEESCPICQEKLGHKRMVFQCGHVTCCKCLVAMTEKRLKHSKTHTWVMCPTCRQHTDYRNIAYAVDAQKESPNSSMLHTIDNCEKHEASITVEGSYGTKESPNSSMLHTTDNCEKHEASITVEGSYGTKIEAVTRRILWIKATNHNSKVLVFSSWNDVLDVLEHAFATNNITFVRMKGGRKAHTAISQFRGIQNGTKGCEGEEPISIQVLLLLIQHGANGLNLLEAQHVVLVEPLLNPAAEAQAISRVHRIGQKQKTLIHRFLVKDTVEESIYKLNRSRSNHLFISGNTKNQDQPVLTLKDVESLLARAPITAPEIDENPNNTNTNLRDLPPSLAAAIAAERRYNEHRT is encoded by the exons ATGGGATTGGGAAAAACTGTAGAATTGCTTGCTCTCATCTTTGCTCACCGGAGATCAGCAGATGAAAGTGACACACTAATTGATTCAGTGCCCCAAGTCAAGGGCGACGAAAAAGTCgttttgaaaagactcagaagAGAGCGTGTGGAGTGCATATGTGGAGCTGTGAGCGAAAGTCTCAAATATGAAGGACTATGGGTTCAGTGTGACATTTGTGATGCTTGGCAACATGGAGATTGTGTTGGTTATTCAACTAAAGGAAAATCACTGAAATCAAAACAAGGATTGGAAAGCAAGACATCTAAAACCACCATAGCTGTGACAAATGGGGAATATGTATGTCAGATGTGCTCTGAACTAATACAAGCTACTGAATCTCCTATTGCTTCTGGTGCCACTCTCATTGTCTGCCCAGCTCCTATTTTACCCCAGTGGCATGACGAAATTATACG TCATACACGCCCAGGAGCCTTGAAAACTTGTATTTATGAAGGTGTGCGTGACACATCTTTCTCCAATTCCTCTCTGATGGATATCGGTGATCTTGCCAGTGCGGACATTGTATTAACTACATATGATGTGCTTAAAGATGATTTGTTCCATGATTCTGATAGACATATAGGCGATCGACACCTTTTGAGATTTCAGAAAAG GTACCCAGTTATCCCAACTCTTCTTACCAGAATATACTGGTGGAGGATTTGTTTGGATGAGGCTCAAATGGTGGAGAGTACTGTTGTTACCGCTGCTACTGAAATGGCTCTAAGACTCCATTGCAAGCATCGTTGGTGCATTACAGGGACCCCGATTCAGCGAAAGTTTGATGACTTATATGGACTTTTAAGGTTCACCAAAACCGGTCCTTTCAATATATACAGATGGTGGAGTGAAGTTATTCGAGATCCTTATGAG AAAGGAGATATGGGAGCTACGGAATTTACACacagagttttcaaacaaatcatgtgGCGTTCTTCTAAACAACATGTTGCAGATGAACTGGAATTGCCCTCCCAAGAGGAGTGCCTCTCTTGGCTTACACTATCACCAGTAGAAGAACACTTTTACAAGAGGCAACATGAAGCTTGTGTTAGAGACTCCCATGAAGTTATTGAAagtttgagaaatgatattctTAATAGAAAAGTCCCAG ATTCTGTCTCTTCGAGTGGTTCCTCCGATCCATTAATCACTCAAGCGGAGGCAGGGAAGCTATTGAATGCTTTGCTAAAGCTTCGTCAGGCTTGTTGTCACCCCCAGGTTGGAAGTTCTGGATTGCGTTCCCTGCAGCAGTCACCTATGACAATGGAGGAAGTACTAACG GTCCTTATAAGCAAGACCAAGATAGAAGGTGAGGAGGCTCTCAGGAGGTTAGTTATTGCTCTGAATGCGCTTGCAGCAATAGTAACAATACAAAACGATTTTTCTCAAGCTGCTTCGCTGTACAATGAATCTCTTACTTTAGTTGAAGAGCATTCTGAAGATTTTCGTCTGGATCCGTTGTTAAATATCCACATTCATCACAATCTTGCCGAAATATTCCCTCTGGCTGAAAATTTTGCTTTGAACTTGCCATCCAAAGGAAAACAATTCTCTGGGACTTCCGCAGTTAATACAACCAAAAAGCATTATATTGTAAAGGTTGATAATGATCAAGTGAAGAGGCATAAAATCAGTAACTGCGGTGACACAAGTTTAACTGGGGCTGCTTCAGATCCATCAAATGTTGCATCTAGTAGTAGTTCAGAAAATGGATTAAATGATAGGGAATCTGATGATTTGTCGGCCAGTTCTGTCAAATATCTGAAAGCACAATGTGAAGATTCAAAACATAAATACTTATCTGTGTTCAGTTCAAAGCTAGTTGCAGCTCAGCAGGAGTTTCAAAGCTCTTACATGCAG GTTTGTAATGCTTATCACGACACCAGTACAAATCAAAATACATTATGGTGGTTAGAAGCACTTCACCACGCTGAGAAAGATAAGGATTTCTCAACTGAGTTGATTAGAAAGATTGAAGAATCCATCTCAGGAAATTCAAACAATTCAAAATCGTCAAGATTAGCTGCTCG TTTTCGGAGCATAAGCTCTCTGACGTATGAAATTCAAACCGGATTGGATCAGTTAGTAGCCTCAAGGAAAGTGGTATTAGATCGTCTGTTAGAAATTGACCAGACCATGGAAAACCCAAAAGATGAAGATATTGAGCGCGTTGGTAAATGTCGAAATTGTCAACCTAATTGTGATGGCCCCCCATGCGTTCTGTGTGAACTAGATGAATTGTTTCAG CACTACGAAGCTAGACTCTTTGTTCTCAAGAACGAACGTGGAGATATAATTTCATCTGCTGAGGAGGCAGtagattttcaaaagaaaagttTTGCTCGGAATCATTTCCTCTCAAACCTATCACAATCTAATCAAAGTTCATCAGTATCTGATATTGATAATGAAGAGTCCAGAAAAAGGAATGTTGGGCAGAAAGTTGTG ACTTCAAGATCGGCATCTATCCTGGAGGTTCTTCTTGGAGTTATAAAGAACTATTGCAAGACTCGGTTTGGAAAGGACAGTGCCTCAGCAGCGACCAAACATTTACATATTCTTGAG GGAATGCGAAAGGAGTTTGTCTATGCAAGATCTTTGGCATCAGCTCAAGCTCAATATCTGCGTGCTCATGATGAAATCAAGATGGCGGTTTCTCGTTTACACCTAAGGGAAAATGAAGATGATAAATCTCTTGATGCTTTAGGtgaaaatgaattatatgcGGCTAGCTCAAACTTTTCCCAGGAGAAGTTTATGTCGTTGGCCTTGTTGTCACAGATAAAAGGAAAGCTACGCTACCTAAAG GGTTTGGTTCAATCTAAGCAAAAACTGCCATCGGAAAGTCCAGATAACTCTTCATGCACTCAAGATACAAATTCCATGTCAAACTCTACGGAAGAGAAGGGTGAACTCATACCTAAAACTTATGAGGAATCATGCCCAATTTGTCAAGAAAAGCTAGGCCATAAGAGAATGGTGTTTCAATGTGGGCATGTTACTTGCTGTAAAT GTTTAGTTGCTATGACTGAGAAAAGACTTAAACATAGCAAGACTCATACTTGGGTGATGTGCCCTACATGTCGACAGCATACTGATTATAGAAACATTGCCTATGCTGTTGATGCACAAAAGGAATCTCCCAATTCGTCAATGCTACATACAATTGACAATTGTGAAAAACACGAAGCATCCATTACTGTTGAAGGCTCATATGGAACCAAG GAATCTCCCAATTCGTCAATGCTGCATACAACTGACAACTGTGAAAAACACGAAGCATCCATTACTGTTGAAGGCTCATATGGAACCAAG ATTGAAGCAGTCACAAGAAGAATCTTGTGGATAAAGGCTACAAATCATAACTCAAAAGTTCTTGTATTTTCAAGTTGGAATGATGTACTTGATGTATTGGAACATGCCTTTGCCACCAACAACATCACTTTCGTCCGGATGAAGGGAGGCAG GAAAGCACACACTGCCATAAGTCAATTTAGAGGAATACAGAATGGCACAAAAGGATGTGAGGGGGAAGAGCCAATATCTATTCAGGTGTTATTGCTTTTAATCCAACATGGAGCCAATGGCCTCAATCTTTTGGAAGCACAGCATGTGGTTCTTGTAGAGCCATTACTCAATCCAGCTGCTGAAGCACAAGCAATCAGCCGTGTACATCGGATTGGCCAAAAACAGAAGACCCTCATTCACCGTTTTTTA GTAAAAGACACAGTTGAAGAGAGCATATATAAATTGAACAGAAGCAGAAGCAATCATTTATTCATTAGTGGCAACACAAAAAATCAAGATCAACCTGTTTTGACCCTAAAGGATGTGGAATCCTTGTTGGCAAGAGCACCAATAACTGCGCCGGAAATCGATGAAAATCCTAATAATACAAATACAAACCTGAGAGACCTGCCACCATCACTTGCAGCGGCAATAGCGGCCGAGAGAAGATATAATGAGCATAGAACATGA